Proteins from one Cellulosilyticum lentocellum DSM 5427 genomic window:
- a CDS encoding MFS transporter, with amino-acid sequence MKKQIENKILNNVHINNQSINRKKTSNNGISNEDQENKKLNHQRTNRGEISDRASGREVLGELKTFTILWLGQLLSGLGSNMTSFALVIWAFSQRNSVMLTSILAMSSQLPRILLSFLAGSLVDRWNKKSVMLVADTVAALGSASVLVLFCLGKLTLVNLCLINVVIGITQAFQTPAASVAVSLLISKKYYTKVSGMQSFSGAMMSILTPIIATAVYAFGGLEIVLAIDLITFAFAFISLAVFIKIPQVIQRSSKRVNPFKTCLEGISYIKEQKGILKFILFMGFVNLIVAIYSSNLSTMILARTNYNNVQLGLVTSTIGVAGIIGSIAVSIRKPTKNHISMIFNTITFSFLVCNTLLGIGRNYYIWMAAVFMGNLFIPFFTASVEYVMRTKVPVELQGRVFSARDTLQYVSIPIGYFLGGALADQVFEPLMLSDSKLAGYLSYLVGRGQGSGMAVILVLLGIIGFVGCLLFRRSKDIRSLNE; translated from the coding sequence TGTACATATAAATAATCAAAGTATAAATCGTAAAAAAACAAGTAATAACGGGATAAGCAATGAAGACCAAGAGAATAAGAAACTAAATCATCAAAGAACAAATAGAGGTGAAATTAGCGATAGGGCCAGTGGAAGAGAAGTATTGGGGGAGCTAAAAACATTTACAATCTTATGGCTAGGACAACTTTTGTCAGGATTAGGAAGTAATATGACTAGCTTTGCCTTGGTTATTTGGGCATTTAGTCAAAGAAATTCGGTGATGCTCACTTCCATATTAGCCATGTCATCTCAGCTTCCTAGAATCTTACTCAGCTTTTTAGCGGGTTCTTTGGTGGATAGATGGAATAAGAAAAGTGTTATGTTAGTAGCTGATACAGTAGCGGCATTAGGTAGTGCTAGTGTGCTAGTGTTATTTTGCTTAGGTAAGTTAACGTTAGTGAATTTATGCCTCATTAATGTTGTTATAGGCATTACACAAGCTTTTCAAACACCAGCTGCAAGTGTAGCGGTTAGTTTACTAATAAGTAAAAAGTATTATACGAAGGTAAGTGGTATGCAGTCTTTTTCGGGAGCGATGATGAGTATATTGACACCGATTATAGCGACAGCAGTATATGCTTTTGGTGGATTAGAGATAGTTTTAGCTATTGACCTTATCACTTTTGCATTTGCTTTTATATCATTGGCTGTATTTATAAAAATACCACAAGTGATTCAAAGGTCATCGAAGCGAGTTAATCCATTTAAAACTTGTTTAGAAGGTATAAGCTATATTAAAGAACAAAAGGGTATTTTAAAGTTTATTTTATTTATGGGTTTTGTAAATCTGATTGTAGCCATTTATAGTAGCAATCTTTCAACGATGATTCTAGCTAGAACCAATTATAATAATGTGCAATTAGGTTTAGTAACATCAACTATAGGTGTTGCAGGCATTATTGGGAGTATAGCAGTATCTATTAGAAAGCCTACGAAGAACCATATCTCTATGATCTTCAATACTATTACCTTCTCGTTTTTGGTATGCAACACCTTATTAGGAATAGGAAGGAACTATTATATATGGATGGCGGCTGTATTTATGGGAAATTTGTTTATTCCTTTTTTTACAGCTAGTGTGGAGTATGTTATGAGAACCAAGGTGCCTGTGGAATTACAAGGAAGGGTGTTTTCGGCAAGAGATACGCTGCAGTATGTGAGCATTCCTATTGGCTATTTTCTAGGAGGAGCTTTAGCTGATCAAGTATTTGAACCACTGATGCTTTCAGATAGTAAGTTAGCAGGCTATTTAAGTTATTTAGTAGGACGTGGCCAAGGTTCCGGAATGGCTGTGATTCTTGTATTACTTGGCATTATTGGATTTGTAGGATGTCTTTTGTTTAGAAGAAGCAAGGATATAAGAAGTCTGAACGAATGA